One window of Quercus robur chromosome 12, dhQueRobu3.1, whole genome shotgun sequence genomic DNA carries:
- the LOC126710369 gene encoding protein PHOSPHATE-INDUCED 1-like, with translation MASLVPTYLLLQLVLVISFFQFNLAARRLADSAESQQPLLFQYHNGALLTGKISINLIWYGKFKPTQRAIISDFITSLSTSTPTTAQPSVATWWKTTDKYYHLVNSKMPSTLVLSMGTQIIDETYSLGKSLSNQQIEELASKGAQKNAINVVLTSDDVAVEGFCMSKCGTHGSLKGASVQGKSYKFAYIWVGNSETQCPGQCAWPFHQPIYGPQSPPLVAPNNDVGLDGMVMNLASLLAGTTTNPFGNGYFQGPKDAPLEAASACPGVYGKGAYPGYAGDLLVDPTTGASYNANGGNGRKYLLPALFDPSTKSCSTLV, from the coding sequence ATGGCCTCTTTGGTTCCCACCTATCTTTTGCTACAATTAGTTCTGGTCATCTCTTTCTTCCAATTCAACTTAGCAGCAAGAAGGCTTGCTGATTCAGCTGAATCTCAACAACCTTTACTCTTCCAATACCACAATGGTGCTCTTCTCACTGGAAAAATCTCCATTAATCTAATCTGGTATGGCAAATTCAAGCCCACACAAAGAGCTATTATCTCAGATTTCATTACCTCCCTTTCTACTTCCACACCCACAACAGCCCAACCCTCTGTTGCCACCTGGTGGAAAACCACAGATAAATACTACCACCTAGTCAACTCTAAGATGCCCTCCACTCTTGTTCTCTCAATGGGTACACAGATCATTGATGAGACTTACTCCTTAGGCAAATCACTCTCAAATCAGCAAATAGAAGAGTTGGCATCAAAGGGTGCCCAGAAAAATGCTATCAATGTGGTTTTGACATCCGATGATGTGGCAGTTGAGGGCTTTTGTATGAGCAAGTGTGGAACCCATGGATCTCTAAAGGGTGCATCTGTTCAAGGCAAAAGCTACAAGTTTGCTTACATTTGGGTTGGCAATTCAGAGACTCAATGCCCAGGTCAATGCGCTTGGCCATTCCACCAGCCCATCTATGGACCCCAAAGCCCACCCCTGGTTGCACCGAATAACGATGTGGGTTTGGACGGCATGGTCATGAACCTGGCTAGCCTATTGGCTGGTACAACTACCAACCCATTTGGAAATGGCTACTTCCAAGGACCAAAGGACGCGCCATTAGAGGCTGCATCGGCTTGTCCTGGTGTGTATGGCAAGGGGGCTTACCCTGGCTATGCTGGGGACCTCTTGGTTGACCCAACAACAGGTGCTAGCTATAATGCAAATGGTGGCAATGGAAGGAAATACTTGCTTCCAGCTCTTTTTGACCCGTCTACCAAATCTTGTTCTACTCTAGTTTGA
- the LOC126710372 gene encoding protein PHOSPHATE-INDUCED 1-like, which produces MASLVSTHLLLQLVLVFSFFHFNLAARRLADSAETQQPLLFQYHNGPLLTGKISINLIWYGKFKPSQRAIISDFIASLSTSTPTKAQPSVATWWKTTDKYYQLSNSKKPSTLVLSMGTQIIDETYSLGKSLSNQQIEQLASKGAQANAINVVLTSDDVVVEGFCMSKCGTHGSLTGASVQGKSNKFAYIWVGNSETQCPGQCAWPFHQPIYGPQSPPLVAPNNDVGLDGMVINLASLLAGTTTNPFGNGYFQGPKDAPLEAASACPGVHGKGAYPGYAGELLVDPATGASYNANGANGRKYLVPALFDPSTQTCSTLV; this is translated from the coding sequence ATGGCTTCTTTAGTTTCCACACATCTATTACTACAGCTAGTGCTAGTATTCTCTTTCTTCCATTTCAACCTGGCAGCAAGGAGACTTGCTGATTCAGCTGAAACCCAACAACCTTTGCTCTTCCAATACCACAATGGTCCTCTTCTCACTGGAAAAATCTCCATTAATCTCATCTGGTATGGCAAATTCAAGCCCTCTCAAAGAGCTATTATCTCAGATTTCATTGCCTCCCTTTCTACTTCCACACCCACAAAAGCCCAACCCTCTGTTGCAACCTGGTGGAAAACCACAGATAAATACTACCAACTCAGCAACTCAAAGAAGCCATCCACTCTTGTACTCTCAATGGGTACCCAGATCATTGATGAGACTTACTCCTTAGGCAAATCACTCTCAAATCAGCAAATAGAACAGTTGGCATCAAAAGGTGCCCAAGCAAATGCCATCAACGTAGTTCTGACATCAGATGACGTGGTAGTTGAAGGTTTTTGTATGAGCAAGTGTGGAACCCATGGATCTCTAACGGGTGCATCTGTTCAAGGCAAAAGCAACAAATTTGCTTACATTTGGGTTGGTAATTCGGAGACTCAATGCCCAGGCCAATGCGCGTGGCCATTCCACCAGCCCATCTATGGACCCCAGAGCCCACCCCTGGTTGCCCCCAACAACGATGTGGGTCTGGATGGTATGGTCATCAACCTTGCTAGCCTCTTGGCTGGTACAACTACAAACCCATTTGGAAATGGCTACTTCCAAGGACCAAAGGATGCACCATTAGAGGCTGCATCTGCTTGTCCTGGTGTGCATGGCAAGGGGGCTTACCCTGGTTATGCTGGGGAGCTTTTGGTTGACCCTGCGACTGGTGCTAGCTATAATGCAAATGGTGCTAATGGAAGGAAATACTTGGTCCCAGCACTCTTTGACCCATCTACCCAAACATGTTCAACTCTAGTATGA